From the genome of Streptomyces sp. NBC_01260, one region includes:
- a CDS encoding TVP38/TMEM64 family protein: MLDPVPATRPAVGLAARCTRVLFSPWSRLSLLVAVLLAAATTMLLLEPQRLLASGWPAQLSGGAAAVVLFGLAYGVCTVAFVPRPLLNLAAGALFGTQAGLTAALAGTVLGAGISFGLGRVLGQDALRTLLRGRWMRAADGQLSRHGFRSMLALRLFPGVPFAAANYCAAVSRMGYPPFLVATGLGSIPNTAAYVVAGSEASSPTSPAFLAAMGFIVLTGIGAAVVAWRRRHRLGGE; encoded by the coding sequence ATGCTCGACCCCGTCCCCGCCACCCGGCCCGCCGTCGGTCTCGCCGCGCGCTGCACGAGGGTGCTGTTCTCGCCCTGGTCCCGGCTCTCGCTGCTCGTGGCGGTGCTGCTGGCCGCCGCGACGACGATGCTGCTCCTCGAACCCCAGCGGCTGCTCGCCTCCGGCTGGCCGGCCCAACTGAGCGGCGGGGCAGCCGCGGTCGTGCTCTTCGGCCTCGCGTACGGCGTGTGCACGGTGGCCTTCGTGCCGCGGCCGCTGCTCAATCTCGCAGCCGGGGCGCTGTTCGGCACGCAGGCGGGTCTGACGGCGGCGCTGGCGGGCACGGTGCTCGGCGCGGGCATCTCGTTCGGGCTCGGCAGGGTACTGGGGCAGGACGCGCTCCGTACGCTGCTGCGCGGGCGCTGGATGCGGGCGGCGGACGGCCAGCTGAGCAGGCACGGATTCCGCTCCATGCTGGCGCTGCGGCTCTTCCCCGGAGTGCCCTTCGCCGCGGCCAACTACTGCGCCGCCGTGTCGCGCATGGGGTATCCCCCGTTCCTGGTGGCGACCGGGCTGGGCTCGATCCCGAACACGGCCGCGTACGTCGTGGCGGGGAGCGAGGCCTCGTCGCCGACGTCGCCCGCGTTCCTGGCCGCGATGGGCTTCATCGTGCTGACCGGAATCGGCGCGGCCGTCGTCGCCTGGCGCAGGCGTCACCGGCTGGGTGGCGAGTGA
- a CDS encoding undecaprenyl-diphosphate phosphatase: MSWFESFVLGLVQGLTEFLPISSSAHLRLTAAFAGWHDPGAAFTAITQIGTEAAVLIYFRKDIVRIVGAWFKSLTNRSMRSDHDAQMGWLVIVGSIPIGVLGVTFKDQIEGPFRDLRLIATTLIVMGIVLGIADRLAARDETGGKHRAIRERKSLKELGIKDGLIFGFCQAMALIPGVSRSGATISGGLLMGYTREAAARYSFLLAVPAVLASGVFELKDAGEGHVAWGPTIFATFIAFGVGYVVIAWFMKFITTKSFMPFVIYRIVLGILLFILVGAGSLSPHAGESAG, encoded by the coding sequence ATGAGCTGGTTCGAATCCTTCGTCCTCGGCCTCGTTCAGGGACTGACCGAGTTCCTGCCGATCTCCTCCAGCGCGCATCTGCGGCTCACCGCGGCGTTCGCCGGCTGGCACGATCCGGGAGCGGCGTTCACCGCCATCACCCAGATCGGCACGGAAGCCGCAGTCCTCATCTACTTCCGCAAGGACATCGTCCGGATCGTCGGCGCATGGTTCAAGTCGCTGACGAACCGCTCGATGCGCAGTGACCACGACGCCCAGATGGGCTGGCTGGTCATCGTCGGCTCCATTCCGATCGGTGTGCTGGGCGTGACGTTCAAGGACCAGATCGAGGGCCCGTTCCGCGACCTGCGGCTGATCGCCACCACGCTGATCGTGATGGGCATCGTGCTCGGCATCGCCGACCGCCTGGCCGCCCGTGACGAGACCGGCGGCAAGCACCGGGCGATCAGGGAGCGCAAGTCCCTCAAGGAACTGGGCATCAAGGACGGCCTGATCTTCGGCTTCTGCCAGGCGATGGCCCTGATCCCGGGCGTCTCCCGCTCCGGCGCCACGATCAGCGGCGGTCTGCTGATGGGCTACACCCGCGAGGCGGCGGCACGTTACTCCTTCCTGCTTGCGGTCCCGGCGGTCCTCGCCTCGGGCGTCTTCGAGCTGAAGGACGCGGGCGAGGGACATGTGGCCTGGGGGCCGACGATCTTCGCCACGTTCATTGCGTTCGGTGTGGGGTACGTGGTCATCGCCTGGTTCATGAAGTTCATCACGACCAAGAGCTTCATGCCTTTCGTGATCTACCGGATCGTCCTGGGCATTCTGCTGTTCATCCTGGTCGGCGCCGGATCCCTGAGCCCCCATGCTGGCGAATCCGCGGGGTGA
- a CDS encoding response regulator, producing the protein MAVETRLSPEQEELAERARCAVAEAARQLSLPTAVADADGQDPNVFRSDALASLRALAYLGRAVEECAALAARAAAQEGAGYPQLGRAWGVSRQGARKRWPGLVFAARPASHPLPDHQTRSSTMNGLAPRAYTVLLVEDDMADAMLIEEALTERGMARGIERADDGVAALEYLRDPRTDRPDLIVLDLNMPRMNGRELLNVLKTDTELSSIPIVVLTTSAAPDDIDAAYRQHANAYVTKPVNLDEFIESVQSIDSFFLDIASIPPHRPGDAG; encoded by the coding sequence ATGGCAGTTGAGACGCGGCTGAGCCCCGAGCAGGAGGAACTGGCCGAGCGGGCACGATGTGCCGTCGCCGAAGCCGCCCGGCAGCTCTCGCTCCCTACGGCGGTGGCGGATGCCGACGGGCAGGACCCGAACGTGTTCCGGAGCGACGCGCTGGCCTCATTGCGTGCCCTGGCCTACCTCGGCCGGGCGGTGGAGGAGTGCGCGGCGCTGGCCGCCCGGGCCGCCGCGCAGGAGGGCGCCGGTTACCCGCAGTTGGGCAGAGCCTGGGGCGTCAGCCGCCAGGGTGCCCGCAAACGCTGGCCCGGACTCGTTTTCGCCGCCCGCCCCGCATCACACCCGCTTCCCGACCACCAGACCCGGAGCTCAACCATGAACGGCCTCGCCCCCCGCGCGTACACCGTCCTGCTCGTCGAGGACGACATGGCCGACGCCATGCTGATCGAGGAGGCCCTGACCGAGCGCGGCATGGCGCGCGGTATCGAACGGGCCGACGACGGCGTCGCGGCGCTGGAGTACCTCCGCGACCCGCGGACCGACCGGCCGGATCTCATCGTGCTCGATCTGAACATGCCCCGCATGAACGGCCGCGAGTTGCTGAACGTCCTCAAGACCGACACCGAGCTGTCGAGCATCCCCATCGTCGTGCTGACCACGTCCGCCGCGCCGGACGACATCGACGCCGCCTACCGCCAGCACGCCAACGCCTACGTCACCAAGCCCGTCAACCTGGACGAATTCATCGAGTCCGTCCAGAGCATCGATTCCTTCTTCCTCGACATCGCCTCGATTCCTCCGCACCGCCCGGGCGACGCCGGCTGA
- a CDS encoding spermidine synthase — translation MNESIPVVRDVDRGTARLLPDVDRERAWLLTVDGAPQSYVDLDAPQHLEFEYARRLGHVVDCAAEPGAPLDVLHLGGGALTLPRYVAATRPGSRQDVAEADRGLLALVAEHLPLPDRSGIAVHGTDARAHLEATAPGSVDVLVADVFGGSRVPAHLTTVPYARAAARALRADGVYAANLADGAPFDFLRPQLATFAAVFAELAVIAEPAVLRGRRFGNVILVASHTPFDTAALIRRCAADAFPARVEHGAAVAGLVKGARPVGDAEAVDSPEPPDGAFGIG, via the coding sequence GTGAACGAGTCGATACCGGTCGTCCGCGACGTGGACCGGGGCACCGCCAGACTGCTCCCCGACGTGGACCGGGAGCGGGCCTGGCTGCTGACCGTCGACGGGGCACCCCAGTCGTACGTCGACCTGGACGCGCCGCAGCACCTTGAGTTCGAGTACGCGAGACGGCTCGGCCACGTGGTGGACTGCGCGGCCGAACCGGGCGCACCGCTCGACGTGCTGCACCTCGGCGGCGGCGCCCTGACCCTGCCCCGCTACGTCGCAGCGACGCGCCCCGGATCCCGGCAGGACGTCGCCGAGGCCGACCGGGGGCTGCTCGCGCTCGTCGCCGAACACCTTCCGCTGCCGGACCGCAGTGGGATCGCCGTGCACGGCACGGACGCCCGCGCGCACCTGGAGGCGACCGCACCCGGCTCCGTGGACGTCCTGGTCGCGGATGTCTTCGGCGGCTCGCGGGTGCCCGCCCACCTGACCACCGTGCCCTACGCACGGGCCGCGGCACGGGCGCTGCGCGCCGACGGGGTCTACGCCGCCAACCTCGCGGACGGGGCGCCCTTCGACTTCCTGCGCCCGCAGCTGGCCACCTTCGCGGCCGTCTTCGCGGAGCTCGCGGTGATCGCGGAACCGGCGGTACTGCGCGGCCGGCGCTTCGGCAACGTCATCCTCGTCGCGTCCCACACCCCCTTCGACACGGCCGCGCTGATCCGCCGTTGCGCCGCCGACGCGTTTCCGGCCCGCGTCGAGCACGGCGCCGCCGTGGCCGGGCTCGTCAAGGGCGCCAGGCCGGTCGGTGACGCCGAGGCGGTCGACTCACCCGAGCCGCCCGACGGCGCCTTCGGCATCGGCTGA
- a CDS encoding excalibur calcium-binding domain-containing protein, which yields MAHTGPHVLATVMPDASLGGPIHAGEPGYGRHLDRDGDGVACE from the coding sequence ATGGCTCACACCGGCCCTCACGTCCTCGCTACGGTCATGCCCGACGCATCACTTGGGGGACCCATTCACGCCGGGGAACCCGGCTACGGGCGGCATCTCGACCGCGACGGGGACGGGGTCGCCTGCGAGTAG
- a CDS encoding alpha/beta fold hydrolase — MKEIELSAGTVAYEDTGGDGPTVVLLHGLMMDASLWDGTVAGLSAGHRCLAPTLPLGAHLHAMRADADLSLLGAARLVAEFLDRLDLRDVTLVGNDTGGALVQLLIGDGDRAARVGRVVLVSCEAFDNYPARVTGTTLALAGRLSPRLFGLFMQQMRLRAVRRLPIAFGWLTKRGDAATRRWTRPVMTRQGIRRDAVRTLRAADADARRLAEAAGTLPSFDRPALVVWAAGDRVMPPEHGRRLAALLPQGRPAEIADSRTLVPLDQPERLALAIREFVPARSR; from the coding sequence ATGAAGGAAATCGAACTGTCGGCCGGGACGGTCGCCTACGAGGACACCGGCGGCGACGGCCCGACGGTGGTCCTGCTCCACGGGCTGATGATGGACGCGTCCTTGTGGGACGGGACGGTCGCCGGGCTGTCCGCCGGCCACCGCTGCCTGGCGCCGACGCTGCCCCTGGGCGCGCATCTGCACGCGATGCGCGCGGACGCCGACCTCTCGCTCCTCGGGGCGGCCCGGCTGGTCGCCGAATTCCTCGACCGCCTGGACCTGCGGGACGTCACGCTCGTCGGCAACGACACCGGCGGGGCCCTCGTCCAACTGCTCATCGGCGACGGCGACCGCGCCGCCCGGGTGGGGCGGGTGGTGCTGGTCTCCTGCGAGGCGTTCGACAACTACCCGGCACGGGTGACGGGTACGACTCTCGCGCTCGCCGGCCGGCTGTCGCCGCGTCTCTTCGGGCTGTTCATGCAGCAGATGCGGTTGCGGGCGGTCCGCCGCCTCCCGATCGCGTTCGGGTGGCTGACCAAGCGGGGCGACGCGGCCACCCGGCGGTGGACGCGGCCCGTCATGACCCGGCAGGGCATCCGCCGCGATGCGGTCCGGACGCTGCGAGCGGCGGACGCGGATGCCCGCAGGCTGGCCGAGGCGGCCGGGACGCTGCCGTCCTTCGACCGGCCCGCACTCGTCGTCTGGGCGGCCGGGGACCGCGTGATGCCGCCCGAACACGGCCGACGCCTCGCGGCGCTCCTCCCGCAGGGGCGGCCGGCCGAGATCGCCGACAGTCGCACGCTCGTCCCGCTGGACCAGCCGGAGCGGCTGGCCCTGGCGATCCGGGAGTTCGTGCCCGCGCGCAGCCGGTGA
- a CDS encoding MFS transporter: protein MTTPAASEEPEDTEQGAGGGGPGGSRGPGKDRDGEVAAPGDSGLGLITTAVPARLDRLPWSRWHWMIVVGLGTVWILDGLEVTTVGNIAGRLSEEGSGLAITSAQVTGLAAALYVAGACLGALFFGWLTDRFGRKKLFMVTLAVYLAATAMTGLSFSAWWFFLFRFLTGFGIGGEYAAINSAIDELIPSKYRGRVDLIINGSYWLGAVGGALLSVVMLNTNYFPKDLGWRLTFALGVVLGLVILLVRRHVPESPRWQFIHGHGEDADKLVGSVEREIEKEKHEKLPPPAGEITIHERKSIGFGLIAKTVFHSYRKRAVLGLSLFIGQAFLYNAITFGFGAILTTFYGVKSGHTGYYFAVIAAGNFIGPLALGKLFDTIGRRVMIAGTYIVPGILLFVTAWLFDRGSLTANTLTACWCVVLFFASAGASSAYLTVSEVFPMETRAMAIAFFYAIGTAVGGISGPLIFAQLTESGVPGDTALAFCIGAGLMCAAGVVAAFLAVNAEQRSLEDIARPLSQTEKSGGERPGSGGGQTSVGGTAG from the coding sequence GTGACAACCCCCGCCGCATCGGAGGAGCCCGAAGACACGGAGCAGGGTGCGGGTGGAGGCGGGCCGGGTGGCAGCCGGGGCCCGGGGAAAGACCGTGACGGCGAGGTCGCGGCGCCGGGTGATTCTGGGCTTGGCCTCATCACGACGGCCGTACCGGCCCGGCTGGACCGGCTGCCGTGGTCGCGCTGGCACTGGATGATCGTCGTGGGCCTCGGCACGGTGTGGATCCTGGACGGCCTCGAAGTGACGACGGTCGGCAACATCGCGGGCCGTCTGTCGGAGGAGGGTTCAGGGCTGGCCATCACGTCTGCGCAGGTCACGGGCCTTGCCGCAGCCCTCTACGTGGCGGGGGCCTGCTTGGGCGCGCTGTTCTTCGGCTGGCTCACCGACCGGTTCGGCCGCAAGAAGCTGTTCATGGTGACGCTCGCGGTCTACCTCGCCGCGACCGCGATGACGGGTCTGTCCTTCAGCGCGTGGTGGTTCTTCCTCTTCCGCTTCCTCACGGGTTTCGGTATCGGCGGGGAGTACGCGGCCATCAACTCGGCGATCGACGAGCTGATCCCATCGAAGTACCGGGGCCGGGTCGACCTCATCATCAACGGCAGCTACTGGCTGGGCGCCGTCGGCGGGGCGCTGCTGTCGGTCGTCATGCTGAACACGAACTACTTCCCCAAGGACCTCGGCTGGCGGCTCACCTTCGCTCTCGGTGTCGTCCTGGGCCTCGTGATCCTGCTCGTACGGAGGCACGTGCCGGAGAGCCCGCGGTGGCAGTTCATCCACGGCCACGGCGAGGACGCCGACAAGCTCGTCGGCTCCGTCGAGCGGGAGATCGAGAAGGAGAAACACGAGAAGCTGCCGCCCCCGGCCGGTGAGATCACGATCCACGAGCGCAAGAGCATCGGCTTCGGTCTCATCGCGAAGACCGTTTTCCACAGCTATCGCAAGCGCGCGGTGCTCGGACTGTCCCTCTTCATCGGCCAGGCCTTCCTCTACAACGCGATCACCTTCGGCTTCGGCGCGATCCTCACCACCTTCTACGGCGTCAAGAGTGGCCACACCGGCTACTACTTCGCGGTGATCGCGGCCGGCAACTTCATCGGCCCGCTCGCGCTCGGCAAGCTGTTCGACACGATCGGGCGGCGCGTCATGATCGCCGGAACGTACATCGTGCCGGGCATCCTGCTGTTCGTCACCGCCTGGCTCTTCGACCGGGGCTCGCTCACGGCCAACACCCTCACCGCGTGCTGGTGTGTCGTGCTGTTCTTCGCCTCGGCCGGGGCAAGCAGCGCCTATCTGACGGTCTCTGAGGTCTTCCCCATGGAGACCAGGGCCATGGCCATCGCCTTCTTCTACGCGATCGGTACGGCGGTCGGCGGGATCAGCGGCCCGCTCATCTTCGCCCAACTCACCGAATCGGGCGTCCCCGGCGATACGGCCCTCGCCTTCTGCATCGGCGCGGGACTGATGTGCGCGGCAGGCGTCGTCGCTGCCTTTCTCGCGGTCAACGCCGAGCAGCGCTCCTTGGAGGACATCGCCAGGCCCCTCTCCCAGACGGAGAAGAGCGGCGGGGAGCGGCCCGGCAGCGGCGGCGGCCAGACCTCCGTGGGCGGCACGGCGGGTTGA
- a CDS encoding DNA alkylation repair protein, whose translation MSDGAEAARDTSEAAPGLPGSALADTVLERLTALYPTAADPARARSAAAYMKHVAPFLGIPTPRRRALSRTVLEGAARPGEADCAAIALRCWVLPEREYQYFAADYLRRHVARCSSGFLPVLRHLVSTVPWWDTVDVLAAHVAGPLVAADPELRKDMDAWIEDDDLWIVRTALLHQLRFKEATDTGRLFGYCLRRAGHPDFFIRKAIGWCLREYAKTDPQSVRGFVDGARGQLSPLSVREATKHL comes from the coding sequence ATGAGCGACGGAGCCGAAGCCGCCCGCGATACGTCCGAAGCCGCCCCCGGGCTCCCCGGCAGCGCCCTTGCCGACACCGTGCTGGAGCGCCTCACCGCGCTGTATCCCACGGCCGCCGACCCCGCACGCGCCCGGTCCGCTGCCGCGTACATGAAGCACGTCGCGCCGTTCCTGGGCATTCCGACGCCCCGGCGCCGGGCTCTGTCCCGCACCGTCCTGGAAGGCGCCGCACGTCCCGGTGAGGCGGACTGCGCCGCCATCGCGCTGCGCTGCTGGGTGTTGCCCGAGCGCGAGTACCAGTACTTCGCCGCCGACTACCTCCGCCGCCACGTCGCGCGCTGCTCGTCCGGATTCCTGCCGGTCCTGCGCCATCTGGTGTCCACCGTGCCCTGGTGGGACACGGTGGACGTGCTGGCCGCCCATGTCGCGGGTCCGCTGGTCGCCGCCGACCCGGAGCTCCGGAAGGACATGGACGCGTGGATCGAGGACGACGACCTCTGGATCGTCCGCACCGCGCTGTTGCACCAGTTGCGCTTCAAGGAAGCCACCGACACCGGACGGCTCTTCGGATACTGCCTGCGCCGGGCAGGCCACCCGGACTTCTTCATCCGCAAGGCGATCGGCTGGTGCCTGCGCGAGTACGCGAAGACCGACCCGCAGTCCGTACGGGGCTTCGTCGACGGCGCCCGGGGGCAACTGTCGCCGCTGTCCGTCCGAGAGGCCACCAAGCACCTCTGA
- the tuf gene encoding elongation factor Tu produces the protein MPKTAYVRTKPHLNIGTMGHVDHGKTTLTAAITKVLSDRGTGTFVPFDRIDRAPEEAQRGITINIAHVEYETGTRHYAHVDMPGHADYIKNMVTGAAQLDGAILVVSALEGIMPQTAEHVLLARQVGVDHIVVALNKADAGDPELTDLVELEVRELLSAHGYGGDTVPVVRVSGLRALEGDPRWTGAVEALLDAVDTYVPMPVRYIDAPFLLPVENVLTITGRGTVVTGAVERGTVRVGDRVAVLGADTETVVTGLETFGKPMESAEAGDNVALLLRGVERDRVRRGHVVAAPGSVTPSRRFTAQVYVLSGREGGRTTPVATGYRPQFYIRTADVVGDVDLGAAAVARPGTTVTMTVELGRDVPLETGLGFAIREGGRTIGAGTVTGLL, from the coding sequence ATGCCCAAGACGGCATACGTGCGCACAAAGCCGCACCTCAACATCGGCACCATGGGCCACGTCGACCACGGCAAGACCACCCTGACCGCCGCCATCACCAAGGTCCTCAGTGACCGCGGGACCGGCACGTTCGTCCCGTTCGACCGCATCGACCGGGCGCCGGAGGAGGCGCAGCGCGGCATCACCATCAACATCGCGCACGTCGAGTACGAGACCGGCACCCGGCACTACGCGCACGTCGACATGCCCGGACACGCCGACTACATCAAGAACATGGTGACCGGCGCCGCCCAGCTCGACGGGGCGATCCTCGTCGTGTCCGCGCTCGAAGGGATCATGCCGCAGACCGCCGAGCACGTGCTGCTCGCCCGCCAGGTGGGCGTCGACCACATCGTCGTCGCCCTCAACAAGGCCGACGCCGGCGACCCCGAGCTGACCGACCTGGTCGAGCTGGAGGTGCGTGAGCTGCTGTCCGCGCACGGCTACGGCGGCGACACCGTGCCCGTCGTGCGGGTGTCGGGCCTGCGGGCCCTGGAGGGTGACCCACGCTGGACGGGGGCGGTGGAGGCGTTGCTCGACGCCGTCGACACCTATGTACCGATGCCGGTGCGCTACATCGACGCGCCGTTCCTGCTGCCGGTGGAGAACGTCCTGACCATCACCGGCCGGGGCACGGTCGTCACCGGCGCCGTGGAGCGAGGCACCGTGCGCGTCGGCGACCGGGTGGCGGTGCTCGGAGCCGACACCGAGACGGTCGTCACCGGTCTGGAGACCTTCGGCAAGCCGATGGAGTCCGCCGAGGCCGGCGACAACGTCGCGCTGCTCCTGCGCGGGGTCGAGCGGGACCGGGTACGCCGCGGCCATGTCGTGGCGGCGCCGGGCAGCGTGACACCGAGCCGGCGCTTCACCGCGCAGGTGTACGTCCTGTCGGGGCGGGAGGGGGGCCGGACCACCCCGGTCGCCACCGGCTACCGGCCGCAGTTCTACATCCGCACCGCGGACGTCGTCGGTGACGTCGACCTCGGCGCGGCGGCGGTGGCGCGCCCCGGCACGACGGTCACCATGACCGTCGAACTGGGCCGGGACGTACCGCTGGAGACCGGCCTCGGCTTCGCCATCCGCGAGGGCGGCCGCACGATCGGCGCGGGCACGGTCACCGGGCTGCTCTGA
- a CDS encoding sensor histidine kinase codes for MQIDAVQQDLVTPPRRSPGGWTTRGWLGAGSAAALVVLLVLTGCGVWVLAHATDVNKRLTDRWSPALIASVRMESALINQETGIRGYGMTGKREFLKPYQDGIAQQRAAAGALEGLAEGDGRATADLARVRERAERWQATTGRPVSEAADPVGSAQQRTESGKAAFDALRASLAEQQTHIEAERQRARHDLQRARTLRNTVFTAIACVVLALIALAFAGLRRGVQVPLERLRADVRRIADGRFEHSIAPSGPADLKALARDVDGMRRRLARELEFSDRARAQLDERATELRRSNEELEQFAYVASHDLQEPLRKVASFCQLLERRYADQLDDRAKQYIAFAVDGANRMQTLINDLLTFSRVGRLHAEDADVSLATVLRRTTNSLGMAIEETGAILTHDPLPSVHGDPTQLGVLLQNLISNAIKFRAPGVVPRVHISARRPADGAEGADRRWEFAVSDNGIGIGPEYAERIFVIFQRLHTRDTYPGNGIGLALCKKIVEYHGGTITLDTGHTPGTRFVFTLPLAHADAPAADPEGC; via the coding sequence GTGCAGATCGACGCTGTTCAGCAGGACCTGGTAACACCGCCGCGGCGGTCGCCCGGGGGCTGGACCACCCGCGGCTGGCTGGGTGCCGGCTCAGCGGCAGCGCTGGTTGTCCTCCTGGTCCTGACCGGGTGCGGAGTCTGGGTCCTGGCCCACGCCACCGACGTCAACAAGCGGCTCACCGATCGCTGGTCGCCGGCTTTGATCGCCTCCGTCCGGATGGAGAGTGCCCTGATCAATCAGGAGACGGGCATCCGTGGGTACGGCATGACGGGGAAGCGTGAATTCCTCAAGCCGTACCAGGACGGCATCGCCCAGCAGAGAGCCGCGGCCGGGGCACTGGAGGGACTGGCCGAGGGTGACGGGCGGGCAACGGCCGACCTGGCCCGGGTGCGCGAGCGCGCCGAGCGATGGCAGGCCACTACCGGCCGCCCCGTCAGCGAAGCGGCCGACCCCGTCGGCTCCGCCCAGCAGCGGACGGAGTCGGGCAAGGCCGCCTTCGACGCTCTCCGCGCCTCGCTGGCCGAACAGCAGACTCACATCGAGGCCGAGCGGCAGCGGGCACGCCACGACCTGCAGCGCGCCCGCACTCTGCGCAACACGGTCTTCACCGCCATCGCCTGCGTGGTCCTCGCCCTCATCGCGCTCGCCTTCGCCGGGCTGCGCAGGGGTGTCCAAGTGCCGCTGGAACGGTTGCGCGCGGACGTCCGGAGGATCGCGGACGGCCGCTTCGAGCACTCCATCGCCCCCTCCGGCCCCGCAGACCTGAAAGCACTGGCGAGGGACGTGGACGGGATGCGCCGACGCCTTGCCAGGGAGCTGGAGTTCAGCGACCGCGCGCGGGCCCAGCTCGACGAACGGGCGACGGAGTTGCGCCGCTCCAACGAGGAACTCGAACAATTCGCCTATGTGGCCTCCCACGATCTGCAGGAGCCGCTGCGAAAGGTCGCCAGTTTCTGCCAGCTCCTGGAACGCCGCTACGCGGATCAGCTCGATGACCGTGCCAAGCAGTACATCGCCTTCGCGGTCGACGGTGCCAACCGGATGCAGACCCTCATCAACGACCTCCTCACCTTCTCCCGCGTTGGACGCCTGCACGCCGAGGACGCCGACGTCAGCCTCGCGACCGTGCTGCGGCGCACCACCAACTCCCTGGGCATGGCCATCGAGGAGACCGGGGCGATCCTCACTCATGACCCCCTTCCCTCGGTGCACGGAGACCCGACTCAGCTCGGTGTCCTGTTGCAGAACCTGATCTCCAACGCCATCAAGTTCCGCGCCCCGGGCGTCGTGCCCCGGGTCCATATCAGCGCCCGGCGACCCGCGGACGGTGCGGAGGGCGCCGACCGCCGCTGGGAATTCGCGGTGAGCGACAACGGCATCGGCATCGGTCCGGAATACGCCGAGAGGATCTTCGTGATCTTCCAGCGCCTCCACACCCGTGACACGTATCCGGGTAACGGCATCGGCCTCGCGCTCTGTAAGAAGATCGTCGAATACCACGGCGGCACCATCACCCTCGACACCGGCCACACTCCCGGTACCCGCTTCGTCTTCACCCTCCCCCTGGCCCACGCAGACGCGCCCGCCGCCGATCCGGAGGGTTGCTGA
- a CDS encoding GNAT family N-acetyltransferase, whose amino-acid sequence MERPRPLIEFGDVALRRWRGQDDFAAAHELIEESLDHLRPWEPWVAGHSEEHTRDFLAKSASTWANGDVYNYAITKDGTLVGMCQTYRGAEPNGRLMGYWLHPAATGQGIATRATAALAAEMFTLPAVRYLEIAHDSANTSSAAVPRRLGFTEVRRERATPPAAPAGSGIEVVWRLNRPVPSAHGTPRP is encoded by the coding sequence ATGGAGCGACCGAGGCCCCTCATCGAGTTCGGAGACGTCGCCCTGCGACGCTGGCGGGGACAGGACGACTTCGCTGCGGCCCACGAGCTGATTGAGGAGTCACTCGACCACCTGCGCCCCTGGGAACCCTGGGTGGCCGGTCACAGCGAGGAACACACCCGGGACTTCCTCGCCAAGTCCGCGTCGACGTGGGCCAACGGTGACGTGTACAACTACGCCATCACCAAGGACGGCACGCTCGTCGGCATGTGCCAGACCTACCGCGGGGCCGAACCGAACGGCCGGCTCATGGGGTATTGGCTGCACCCTGCCGCCACCGGCCAGGGCATCGCGACAAGAGCGACGGCGGCCTTGGCCGCCGAGATGTTCACCCTGCCGGCTGTGCGGTATCTGGAAATCGCGCACGACTCGGCCAACACCTCCAGCGCCGCTGTACCGCGCCGGCTGGGCTTCACCGAAGTCCGGCGCGAACGAGCGACACCGCCCGCGGCCCCCGCAGGCAGCGGGATCGAAGTGGTCTGGCGGCTGAACCGTCCGGTGCCGTCCGCTCACGGCACCCCCCGGCCCTGA